The genomic stretch CAGGCCAAGCCATCTTCACCCCACGCCCCCGCGCGCTTCCCATTGGTGGAACAACTTGTCGACACGTTCCCGACATGCAACCCTGCCTTATGCAACATCTCCAACCACCAGGAATCCGCCGATTTAATCATCCGTATAGAAAAGGCCGCACTCTGTCCCGCAGTTCGCGCAGTTGTACCCCGAACTCGCCAGAGCCCTGTACTCTTCTTCCACCCTAGTTGTCGCGCTGTCAGTGCCCTTGGCGAATGAGAGCGGTGCGTTCGTTGCCATCTCGACAACGGCCCTACGTAGGCGGGCCGTTGAGGCGCCCCAGTAGTATTGAGTGGTGAGAAAGTGGGATGGGATGAGGACCGCTCTCTGCCGAACTAAGCTGTGAATTACTTTGCGCCGACTGTCTCCATCTCGCTACTATATTAAAGCTGACCGAACCCATAGCCGCATCCTTCATTACTGTTTGGCCACTTCCTCTCTGCCGAATCTTGATTTCTGCTGCCTCTCCCTCCCTCTCTCTTTACCTTTTCATCATCTCCCAGCTTCGGCTTCGACATCCAAACATGGCAACAAACGGAAATGGGACCAATGCCCACAGGGAACGCACACCCCTCCGACCGGGTATCTACTCACCCACCATGACGTTTTTCGACCCGGAGACCGAGGAGCTAGACATCCCCGTCATCAAGAAGCATGCAGTACGACTAGCAGAGGCTGGTCTCGTCGGGCTTGTCACCATGGGGTCTAACGGCGAGGCCGTCCACCTATCGCGAGCCGAGAAGACTGCAGTTACGCGAGCAACCCGCGAGGCCCTAGACGAGGCTGGCTACCAAAACGTCCCTGTCATTGTAGGAGCATCCGAGCACGGCATCAAACTCACTATTGAGCTCTGCAAAGAAGCCGAGGCTGCAGGTGGCGAATACGTCCTCATCGTCCCTCCCAGCTACTATCGTTATGCCATTGACGAAGAGGCAATCTACGACTACTTTGTGAAGGTTGCGGACGGCTCACCCCTCCCTATCATTTTGTACAACTACCCCGGTGCTGTTGCAGGCATCGACATGGACAGCGACCTCATTATCAAGCTTGGCAAGCATCCCAACATTGTCGGCACAAAGTTCACATGTGGCAACACGGGTAAGCTCACACGTGTTGCCCTTGCTACCAATGCCTGCACAGCCAAAAGCAACGGTAGCGGCTACATGGCCTTTGGCGGCATGGCCGACTTCACAGCCCAGACAGCTGCTAGTGGCGGATCCGGCATCATCGCCGGTGGTGCCAACGTGCTTCCCAAGACGTGCGTCAAGGTCTGGAATCTGTGGGCCGAGGGCAAATATGACGAGGCCATTGAGCTGCAAAAGGTGCTCAGCAAGGGTGACTGGGTCCTCACCAAATCTGCCATCCCTGGCACCAAGTCGGCCATTCAGTCATATTACGGTTACGGCGGATACCCACGTCGACCGCTCAAGAGGCTGCCGCAAGAAAAGGTGGATGCGGTCGCTGAAGGGATCAAGGAGGTCATGGAAGTGGAGAAGAAGTTATAGCTCTAAACCCTGATTTTTCCCCTGCTGCTATGAAACACTTGCACTCGTCTTATCATTCCAATTTCAAGTTTTTCTCTTCTCTCTAGCAACGCACACCGCACCTTCTTTTTGCAGGTACTCGAGCGAAAAGCAACTTCTCACTTTGCATTAACGAAACATGGTTGTACATACATGTCCCTTGTTATCAGTCTTGTTTCCATCACACTTGAAAATTTGACATGTCGATGCATACCCCACATGTGCATGTCCAGGACCGTTATATCTCCCACGTGATATAGCATTTGCATGTGATTTCCTGAAACGGAACAATCCCCACAAAAACACATGCCCTGACGTGTCCCTGTCGATGTTGTGGATGAGACATGACTCGGTAACGTGAACGGTTTCAACGCAAGAACGCAAAGACGCGGGTCACGTGCTAGCGCGACATATTCGCATTGCAGGGCTGCATTAAGGTTTCGACGTACCCCACACCACCCTGCAATGGAACACCCCTCATCTTACAGTGACATTCGGCGTGGTGGCCAGTGACATACATGTGTACATGGTAATGCGATTACATCGTCTGTGCGTCCATCACGTTTTCTTGCACACCGATAGTGCTCATACCCGGCGTGTCGCAGTCGCGGTCGCGGACCCCCAGTTATCCTACCCTGCCCTCATTTCTATCAACCGTGCAGACCCATCTTTGGCAGCCGTTGAGACCAGACCACCAGCTCCAGGGTCCCCGTCGACGCTCATTACTCACAgacaccaccaccagccacACTCCGCACGTCTCATCTCTTCCACTCCACAATTCGCGGTTACCGGTACTCCGCGTCGGCTTCTACATCCGCACCCACGCACCCTTGCCCATGGCTGCCCAAGTGGTCTGACAGAACAACTTAGCCCACCTCACTCAAACCCCCCAGTCTAGCCCAACCCAAACCCGGTGAGCAGGTGAGAGCACAAGTAAGTAAGCAGGAGACATGGGAATTATTAGACGTGTTTCCAGATCAAATTCAAGGCAAATATTGGGAGCAGAACCAAGGTAGGTACGCCGAGTGAGTAGGTAACCGGCAAACATGCGCGGCGTGGCGTGGcaccaaccaaccaaccaatccATCACCATGCATCGTCAAATGCTGATAATCGATGTACTTACTTACCACGTGCGCGTCAAAGGGAAAAAAACCTGTCGCACAACAGCATCCTTTCATCTTAACGTTACACCGCTGCCCGCTGCAAAGAGCAGGTGTCATGTCCAGGTGCGCGTGTACTGTACCGGTGTGTTTCCTTCGGTCAAACCTGCGGCTTTGTGGCGGTCGGTCATCGGGGGAGGAGTGAGGAGAGTGTAtgggcggcggcggcggcggaaGGATTGCACTAGTTTAAATTTGACCAGACCGAATATTTCCCCATGCGCGTTCGTACTGTTGGTGGTGCGTGGTTCGTGGTTCGTATGTGGTATGTTCTCGCCGGGTGTGGACGGGTGAGATTTAATATGCGTTGTATTAGCCATCTCCGGGGGCTATTGTGAGAGCAGAAAACAGGTATGCAACGGTGCTAAACACGTTGTGTCTTGTTTAATAATGTATATGTAATTTTTTCGTGACTCTTTGACGGCACGACGACCGTTCAAAGTCCTCCATTACCCCCTGCTGCAGCTGCTGCAGTTTGTTATTGCGCTTCCTTCCACTCTCCCATCATTCGCGTGTCGTTTCGTAAAAAGTAATATCAACCCAAATGATCCCACAATGAATAGATATAGTGTTACAGTCCAATCCAATCCATCCCATGTCTACTCATTGTTGAGTTGTCCAGAAAGCCAAACCAGTGCTTATGTGGTTCAACAAACGCCCAGACGCCTAGTTTTTCCATACCCCTCCGCCCCACCGCGTGTCCTGATACTCCATTAACTTTCTCTACGCCACCTCATCTCAGATCGCCAAACCGTTCCCCAGACTCGTCCATCGGTACAAGGATAGTACCTCTCGTCGCTTCGCCGGTGTCATTTCTCTTGCGTGGCCGTGGCCCTTGATTTGCGCTAGTGTCGATATCATCACTTTGCGGAAGTTTCTCTGCCATTCTCGTTAGTCATGTGCAGACGGATACAATCATCCGCAAGCATGCTTACCTGATACTCCGTGTTGAGCGTCACGACGGCAGCTTCGTGGGCGCGGACAATTGTTTCGCAGGCCCGAATCACGCTGTCATTGGTCTCGGTCGAGAGCTTGTCGGCCAAGAGAAGTAGGATGAGACTTCCTTGTAAAAGATACTGGAATGGGTTAGCGCGGATCTTCTCTTACTCCTACAGACGGGCCTGGACACTCCGGCGTTTTCCGCGCTTTCCATGTGGAAACACGGACAAAGCCGGCACGTGTCATGTTGAACATGGGATTTGACTTACCATGCCAAAGAGGTAGGGCATGAATGACAGGTCTGGATCGACGTCCAGTATCTGCTCGACGGCACGGGCGGCGGCGATCGCGTTGGAGCTCGCTGCGAGGAAGGACTGCGAGCATATCCACATGTTGTCGTCTTCGAGTAGTGCCACGGGGTCCCATTTGCCGTGCAAAAGGATATGCAGTACGTACATGATATGAGTGGCGTAGGCGGCGACTTTTCTCGTTTGGTGGACCCATTCGCCTCGTACTGGGTCTGGGGTGCCGTTGGGTTGCGCTTCCTCGTTTGGACCGCAGCCATGTTGTGCCTTGAACTCCTCGATGCTGTAAGCGTAGCGTTCCAGTTGGCGCGTAATCTCAGCCTCGTGTAATTCCCAGGAAGTGCGCTGACCAAATCTTGGGTGGTTCTTCTGGGCGTTCAAATCTACAATGTCTCCGAGGATTGTCATCAGGGGCAGGAAGAAGCCAAAGACATCATGCCTATACCAATTAGCAGAGTTCAGTGGAGACCAGCGGTGATACATACGATGTACATTGGAAACTGAGTCCGCGTTTCCGTGGTCCGGGGTGTCCGGTGTAAAACTCGCCCGCCTGCCAGAGCGTGTCTGGGACGGGCTGGAACAAGTCTTCGCACTCATTGTCCAACATGGCGAGTGGGCGGTTGTAGCAGAGACCAAGATGCCTGTCAACCATGTAGAGTAGCCACCATAGCCGGCGTCTTTCCTCCTTCATCTCCTCGATCAGTGCTGCAGATGGTGTGCCGACGGGCACCTGCGCACTGGAGCCATCTGACATGCCCACATCAATTTCTCCGTCAATAGCAGCTGTCTCACGCTCTTTGGCAGAGCCCGGCGGCAGCTCTCGGCCCAACTTGAGCTCCCTCGCCAATGACCATGCTGCATTCCACCACCGCAAAGAAGCCGCCTTGTACTCGCTTGCGGACGTGACAACTCCCAGGTTGATATATGTTGCCACATCGTCTAGCGTGCTGGTGGGTGCCATGGCGCTATCGGATCTCCCGTCGTACCGCCCTATTGCTCGGTCGACTCCAAAAGCGTCATGTGCGGCGGATGAAAGTCCAGGTCCAGGGGCGAATCCATGTGAGGAAGGCGAATGAACCAGAGGCCTCAGTAGATCCACCGTCAGATTCCACATCTTCTGGCTAATGATAGCTCTTGCCGAGGGCGAAGAAGTAAGGTAACTCGCTTCGCTTGTTTGGGCGGCTACCCAAAGCATACTGGAAAGCAATGCCGGGCTGCACTTTCTCGGTTTGTGCTGGCGGAGAAAGCTTCGTTTCCTGAATACGGAGCCGAGAATGTAAGGTGAGCGTGGTTCCATGAAGACGGACGAGGAGCTTTGGAAGTAGAATTCGAGTAAATCGCATGCGGTGGAGACGTTCATAATGGTGCCAAGGTGTGGTAGAAGGGGCTTTAGGACCGGGTACCTGCAGGCGACCATGATGCCACCACCATGCTGCGAAGAGTTGACGCTGACTCCCGACTGTGGCGACCCGGTGTCGGCGGATCCATAGCTGTGCGGCGATGACTGTCTTCCGGTTTGTTGATAATGCATTGGGTAGCTCATGTTGGCGTATTCGGAGGGAATCGACACTGGAGTAACCTTGGGACCGATGAGATGCATGCCTAGAGCTGTCAGTAAGTACCGAAGCACATTCCACAGTTGCCTGATGCCGGGATTTGTACACGTGGGAACTGATCAAGGTCACGGTGGCGGTCGAGACTACGTACCATTCATGGCATACATCAACTCTTCGCGAGGCATCTCAGCATGCATAGAAGGATAAGCAGCACCAGATCCGAGGAGCAGAGGATCGATCATCATGTGGTTTACAGGTGGGTCGAAAGTCGCGCCAGGGTTCATGGCCTGCCAGTCACCGGTAGGCAAACCGGCCTTGCCTTGTGGGAAATGCTGAACGACGGGCGTTGCTTCTGATTGCGACCAGACATCCTCGTCCATTTCGGTCATGACACCAGGACGCTCAAAATAACCAGTCATTCCATTGGGGGTCTGCGGACTACCGCCACCAGCAGCGGCTTCTTCCCTCTGCTTTTGGATGTGCCTTGGGACCTAGAGGGCGTTAGTTGATAATGGGTAGTGTTAGAGTCATGCTTACTTTTCCTCGTCGTTTCTTTTCACGGTTATACTGGCAGACGTATTCGAGCTCTATGCATCGCGAACACGGGGCCTGGCCGTTGCATCTTGTTCGCATGCGGTGGCAATGATCGCATGCCCGGCTCACTCTGCGCTTAACCGGGGCAGAGCCTCGACGTTCCAATTTGAGAGTTTCTGTGGTGGTTGTAGCCTCCATGATTGGGCGTGTAGTGACTTTCAGCACCAAGTGGGCGCCTTTGTTCCTAACATGAGAGATCAGCAGCTGCCGGTCCTCGCACCGAACATTGGCCGACGTACTGGTTAGAGGATTAGTTGTTAGTCGGTGGCGACTTGAGATGGGAATGCGTTCTGACAGCAGACGGCAGACAAGGCACTTTGTGACGTCGCGGGAGTACTTGAGGACGAAGGAGTCGGTTGCCGGAAATCTGGGGACGACCACGGGTCATGGGATACTTGGGGAGCATATGTGGGCCTCCGACAAGGCTTTAGGTGCCGAGGGTACAGGGCGACTTGTCTAGTCCTAGGCTGCAAAAGACATGTTCCCAGGGTCAGGTTGACGATCTGTGGCTTGAAGATTCCATGCGTCCACGCGGGCTTCGAGAAGCGAGATCAAACGGGGAGCGCAATATCAGACGACGCAATGTTTAATTCGAGCCCCCATGGACGTCTGAGAGCTGCGACCCATTGGCCAGGGCGACCAGGCTCTGGGGCAAAGGCGTGGCAAGGGTTGTGAGCGACATTGCACTGACAAGGCCGGGGGCCGGAGCCGGGGTTGGTCGAGATGCGAAGCGCATGATTTGGACAAAGGATAAAGACAATTTAGCCGGTGGGAGTAGAAGGATGCAGGCTGCAGGTGAGGTCCACTTTGTGCCCATGGGAGCTGGGAGCGGGGCTTCACGCGGTTCGCTCCTAGCGCCACGCCGTCTGTTCACACTGTTCACACTGTTCACACTGCACGCCAGCTTTCCCGCCAATCGCAGCCGGCATGCAGCCACCCATCCTGGTCTTTTGCTAGTCTTTTCCCCATCCCGCGCCGTCTACCAATACCTCGTACGTACCTGGCACTTCTCCAGGTTGTGGCTTGTAGCGCCTGACCCACGACTAGTGACAGCAACAACGGTCGTGAACTATCACtgtcatcatcatcatcatcatcatcatcatcatgTAGTGACGTCTACTTGGGCATTGTCATGATTTGCACACAGGCAGCCGGTTCCGTTTCATGGCATTGTACATACTTACTTAAGGATGCCATGTCCAAGATGAAACCCGATGCCGACTGCGAGCTTCTCGTCGCGGCATGGTGTCGGCGGCGGCGGGTCGGCCAATCAAGACGGCCCCTAGACCCACTGGCTCAGTCGAGACCCGAACACATCCACTACCCACTACATGCACTACGACAATGTCGTCGAGTCGTCTCCACCACGGAGCTTCTAGGTAGCAGTCAGTGTCGTCTCTTCTTGGTCTACTACACCGCACGCTGGGTGCCGCTGCATGGACCTCAACGCCAACAACGTTCGGACCTCTAGCCAAACTTTGCTCTCGCTCTGGTTCTGCATCTGCAAGCGAGGCCGCCATGCCTGCAAACCCACCTCCGATGTGTCGTCGGCCCAACGTCACCGTTTCTCGTCTATATGCGGAACACGCCTTCCCCTGCCAGCACACCACCAGCGCCGACAGTCCAGCTTCTAGGAGTTGTGATCGACATGAACACACATGACAACAGATCTCTATTACCACTCCGCCCCAGGTATAGCCAGGCATGCTACTCAGGTACACGTTACACGCCGACTTCTAGAAGACTTTGTGCAATTTATAACCCGTCCATATCATCTCGCACACCCACATTGCAATTCTCATTTCCTGCCCCACGCGGGCGCCAGCTGTCTAGCACCATACTCCCAAACTGAAACCCTCTGCCCGAACAAAGCGTCATCACATCTTCGCGCTCTCCGCAATCTTCATCCAAATTTCTTGTCACATCACGCGTCGCGACTTGGCCAGCACTTGCCGGCCCGTTGCACTAGCTCAAACATTCCTGGCTACCGGTGGACGTTGAAATTTGCTTCTTCCGAGTCGCTGCCAGCACGAGGGTGCGCGACACGTCTGCAGCGTGGCTGCCCCAGTACGAGGGCGGGCATGCACTGTGAAGATGCAATGCCCACCAATCTGCGCCTCTCGGGTCCTGCCTCCCGTGTGCAAAGCGGCGCAATCATCTGCGTGTCGCCTCGACTGTGACGCTGTCGTCTTGGCCCCTACTATCTCTGCGCCCCCAAGTCATCATGTACACACTCGGTCTGGTCAAGAGTCATGGACCACTAAAAAGGCCGTCTGCTCGGGGGCCGTGAACCACTGGGCTTATGAGCTCCGCTTCTCCACACAAGCCAAGCTCATCGCTCATAGCTTACCAATTCTGAACAATCCTGCGCAGATCGATCAACACTGAAGATACCTCGCTCTCAGAGACGCAAATGGCGAATCCTTACTCGGATCCCCACATAACCCTGCTACACATCGCAGCAAGCGTCAAAGGTGGTGTGCGTATGCGTATACGTGTGTGGGTGGCGACGTGATTCCAAGACAAAACTCCTTGGTCTCAATATCAAGACGTAAAACTAGGAGTGCGCGCTACACTAATTGCCAGATTAAGGGTCCAGCTTCACAACCACTCAAAGCCCAGGATAGCTAAATTGGCCTGGCAGTGCAGTCCGGGTGTGGAAAGACCCGGGTAATACGATCTAGGTACCCAGCCCTCGTTTCTGTCTCATTGTCTGTGGGCACACCCGGTCTTGCTTTTGCCATGTACCCCAGATTATGACTGCTGCGAGGGTGGTCAGTGTTTCCAGGTCGAGCACCCTGTCACGAAGATCTGGGGCGCCGTCAGCTTCGGCTGAGCGGAAAGCGCTTGTGACATTTACCATGTATGCTTAAATGTCCCTGGTAATGGTATGATTCTCCACCACACCGATAATGCTTTGCCTAGCATGGTATTTACCGCTGACATCAAGCCCTGACAAGTAGCGGGGTGCCGCCGCCGGCCGCCAACCGCTTCGGCTATGCCAGAGAGCAAAATAGCCGTAGTCTGACAGCTACGGCCTGAAGCCTCAAAGCTGGGGAAATCAAGCTCCCGCCTAAACCCCGATGGGCTTGGGAGGGTGCAGCGAAGCAAAAATATTTGCCCGCTGCGTCCGCATAGCCCGTCGCGATTATGCAGCCTGGCGCATCGAGCATTAATGCGGGGAAAGTTATCAGACTGGGGGGTGTGGGGAAAGGGAAACGCAGGTCAATGCCAGGTTGACGGACGATGCGAGAGGGCAGCGAACGTTGAATCAAAGGGCGCGAACGAGCATGCATCGGCCTTGCTCTTAACATGGAACCTGTCCTGCTGATGAGGTGCATGAGCCACTATGGATGCGATGCAGGTGCAGGTGCAGGTGTTCAGGGCGCACCAAAAAAATATCCTGGGGTTGAAGATATACGGGTACCGCAGCGGCCTCCCGTGTTCCTTGAGAACAGACCAGTCAGCATACCCCATGACACTGACACGCAAACACACGTGGTTTGTCGTCTTGTCCTCGGCATAAGGTGAGAAAACGTCGGATGTTTCCCGTCTCGCCCGTTGTTGTCTCGAAAGCAAGCGTCACCTCCATTGCATAATCTCACTATATACACGCAGCCTGTCTACCTCTATCAACGGCAACACCCGCAGTCGGACGTCCACGTTAGGTACCCCAGCCCAAACAAAACGATAATGTCGGAAACTCGTTCGCCCAAACTGGCGGTCAGTAGAAAAAGACCCTTTACCGGGGTCCAATTGTACAGCACGCCACCTCTTTTCACTCCCTCGAATGGTTTCAGACAAACAGTCCATGATCCGTCAATCGGGGCGTCTGCGGTGCGACTTTGTGTTGCTTTAGCGCCACCTGGGTAGTCGGACCCGGAGCTTCTTGCAGATCTTTTCTTTGTTTTCTGCGACAAATCATGGGGTGCATCGGGGGGTTATTCTTTTCTTGGGCAAGGACGGGAGGGTCTGGTTATCTTTTACATCTGCCGTGTCGACGGGTCTGGAGTACAGATACAGGTACAGATACGTACGTACATGCTAGCGGGAAAGAAGGACCATCGTGGATGGAACGTGCGTTGGCGTTCGTGATTCCCTCATTTCCTCAATGGCGGATGGTGGCAAAAATATCCATATATCCGTTTACATACTCATCTATTATATAGGGGCTACGCAATACACTTGCACATTCCCTTATCCCCCCTCCCTTACTTCCCTCCCCCTATAAGTCCCAGCAATATACCCTCTTTCCTTTCCTCTCCTACATCCCTCACCTCACCAAGCTTCTCACCTCGGCACAAACCCCACCCCGACGGACCAAACTACCGCACCCCATCCCTTTCCAGTCTAGCTTTCCCGGCACTAAATCGTCGTCTGAGACAATTCTGGAAACCGCAACGCCCGATCCGAACGCGGCGAGCGACCGAAGTTTGCCCGGCTAACTCAACCTACTGGCCGGGCTTACTTACGtgccagaccagaccagggGAATGCGCTTGTTGCTTGTAATTATCACCGTAAAACGTAAAACGTACACGGTCCATGTAGCGTAGTTGAAGGGATTTTTTTACCACCAATGGG from Pyrenophora tritici-repentis strain M4 chromosome 1, whole genome shotgun sequence encodes the following:
- a CDS encoding DapA, Dihydrodipicolinate synthase-N-acetylneuraminate lyase; the encoded protein is MATNGNGTNAHRERTPLRPGIYSPTMTFFDPETEELDIPVIKKHAVRLAEAGLVGLVTMGSNGEAVHLSRAEKTAVTRATREALDEAGYQNVPVIVGASEHGIKLTIELCKEAEAAGGEYVLIVPPSYYRYAIDEEAIYDYFVKVADGSPLPIILYNYPGAVAGIDMDSDLIIKLGKHPNIVGTKFTCGNTGKLTRVALATNACTAKSNGSGYMAFGGMADFTAQTAASGGSGIIAGGANVLPKTCVKVWNLWAEGKYDEAIELQKVLSKGDWVLTKSAIPGTKSAIQSYYGYGGYPRRPLKRLPQEKVDAVAEGIKEVMEVEKKL
- a CDS encoding transcriptional activator xlnR, with product MEATTTTETLKLERRGSAPVKRRVSRACDHCHRMRTRCNGQAPCSRCIELEYVCQYNREKKRRGKVPRHIQKQREEAAAGGGSPQTPNGMTGYFERPGVMTEMDEDVWSQSEATPVVQHFPQGKAGLPTGDWQAMNPGATFDPPVNHMMIDPLLLGSGAAYPSMHAEMPREELMYAMNGMHLIGPKVTPVSIPSEYANMSYPMHYQQTGRQSSPHSYGSADTGSPQSGVSVNSSQHGGGIMVACRYPVLKPLLPHLGTIMNVSTACDLLEFYFQSSSSVFMEPRSPYILGSVFRKRSFLRQHKPRKCSPALLSSMLWVAAQTSEASYLTSSPSARAIISQKMWNLTVDLLRPLVHSPSSHGFAPGPGLSSAAHDAFGVDRAIGRYDGRSDSAMAPTSTLDDVATYINLGVVTSASEYKAASLRWWNAAWSLARELKLGRELPPGSAKERETAAIDGEIDVGMSDGSSAQVPVGTPSAALIEEMKEERRRLWWLLYMVDRHLGLCYNRPLAMLDNECEDLFQPVPDTLWQAGEFYTGHPGPRKRGLSFQCTSHDVFGFFLPLMTILGDIVDLNAQKNHPRFGQRTSWELHEAEITRQLERYAYSIEEFKAQHGCGPNEEAQPNGTPDPVRGEWVHQTRKVAAYATHIMYVLHILLHGKWDPVALLEDDNMWICSQSFLAASSNAIAAARAVEQILDVDPDLSFMPYLFGMYLLQGSLILLLLADKLSTETNDSVIRACETIVRAHEAAVVTLNTEYQRNFRKVMISTLAQIKGHGHAREMTPAKRREVLSLYRWTSLGNGLAI